GATcgcatcatagaggagtccagcagcccctggtccagatCCATCGTCGTCGTACCGAAGCCGGACGGGAGTATGCGGCTTTGCAatgacttccggaagctgaaccaggtatTGGAGTTCGATAGCTATCCTCTCCCCCGAGTGGACGACCTCGTGGAGCGACTGGGGAGGGCCCAGTTCATATCTACCCTGGACCTGACCAAAGGTTACTGACAAGTCGCACTAGTGCTGGATGCAAGGCTCAAGACGGCCTTTAGCATggccaccggccactggcagtaccgggttctcccctttgggctacacgggGCACCTGCAACGTTCCAGAAgttgatggacatcctcctgcggccccaccgcATGTTTGCagctgcctacctggacgacgtaATCATACACTCCTCCACATGGTCGGACCACCTGTTTCATCtgggggaggtcctgaaggcACTCCGGGAGGCCAgcctgacagccaaccccaagaaatgccacctagggctgaccaAGGCCCAGTACCTGGGATATCGCATTGGCCGGGGGATGCTGAAgccacaaacaaagaaaatcaaagCCATAAAGGACTACCCTCGACCCACGTCAAAGAAACAGGTatgtgccttcttggggttggcggggtactactGGAGGTTTGTGCCTAATTTCTCTGCTGTggcttcccccctctcagatctcacaaagaagggccagccggacCGGGTTAAGTGGTTAGCCGAAGCGGAGAGggccttccaagccctgaaatgtgccctcaccagcgcgccggtactgCGCAACCCGGACTTCGCCCTCCCATTCACGGTGCACACCGATGCATCCGAAACCGGGCTTGGCGCAGTTCTCTCATAAACCTTCGACGGAGAAGAACACCCGGTCTTCTATATCAGCCGGAAGTTGTCCCCCGCTGAAAGGAAATATGCAGCCGTGGAGCGagaggccctggcaataaagtgggccatcgaggagctgcggtactacctggctggccggcacttcgtctggtactacctggctggccgGCACTAGTAATGGACCACGCCCCCttacagtggatggccaaggccaaagacacGAACGCCAGGGTAACCCGCTGGTTCCTCACCTTACAGGACTTCTCATATCAGGTCCAACACCAGGCGGGGGCCCAacatgggaatgcagatgggCTCTCGCGGCGAGACACGCTCTGGGCCCGCCACCCAGCGGCAGTAGGCTCAGAGCTGAGGGGGGGTACTGTCgtgacggaccgacagccggcgcacatgataagaaagtcgctccttccccgactgccgTGCAGGCACGAAGCAGACAGCCTCGcgccaaacacaccatcagctgGAAGGACTGTCATGGTGGGGCGGAACCGCCGACACTACatcggccggcgattggggagtcagttgggagaattccaccactcaggcgacggggGAAGAGTATAAGAGGACGCTCTTCCGCCCGTCCGAGGGAGAGTACTAACTCACAGACCACGTGCGCGTCCTTTTGCTGCATAAAGGTATACCGACCTCAGACACGGCAACATAAtttctctaatctctctctctctctcgttctcttccCGAAGGTTCGGGTGCGGACGAAGACGCCAGCTGGTGAGATCACACACGACGGTAGATGATGGCACGGGAAACCCCTGCACTGCAGACAGCACAGAGTAAGAATAATAAAACCTTAATCACTGTATCACTACAACCATTCTCCTGCGTATCTGTGCtccgcccttccccgggctatTTCccttacaatatatatatacagtatctcacaaaagtgagtacacccctcacatttttgtaaatatttgattatatcttttcatgtgacaacactggagaaatgacactttgctacaatgtaaagtagtgagtgtacagcttgtgtaacagtgtaaatttgctgtcccctcaaaataactcaacacacagccattaatgtctaaaccgctggcaacaaaagtgagtacacccctaagtgaaaatgtccaaattgggcccaaagtgtcaatattttgtgtggccaccattattttccagcactgccttaaccctcttgggaatggagttcaccagagcttcacaggttgctactggagtcctcttccactcctccatgacaacatcacggagctggtggatgttagagaccttgtgctcctccactttccatttgaggatgccccacagatgttcaatagggtttaggtctggagacatgcttggccagtccaacaccttcaccctcagcttctttagcaaggcactGGTCGTCTTGAAGGTGTGTTTGGATTCGTTATCATGcttctccgaagggaggggatcatgctctgcttcagtatgtcacagtacatgttggtatTCATGGTTCCcacaatgaactgtagctccccagtgccggcagcactcatgcagccccagaccatgacactcccaccaccatgcttgactgtaggcaagacacacttgtctttgtactcctcagcTGGTTGCCTCCACACactcttgacaccatctgaaccaaataagtttatcttggtctcatcagaccacaggacatggtcccatgtccttagtctgcttatcttcagcaaactgtttgcgggctttcttgtgcatcatctttagaagagtcttccttctgggacgacagccatgcagaccaatttgatgcagtgtgcggcgtatggtctgagcactgacaggctgaccccccaccccttcaacctctgcagcaatgctggcagcactcatacgtctatttcccaaagacaacctctggatatgacattGAGCActtgcactcaacttctttggtcgaccatggcaaggcctgttctcagtggaacctgtcctgttaaactgctgtatggtcttggccaccgtgctgcagctcattGTCAGTGTCTTGACaattttcttatagcctaggccatctttatgtagagcaacaattctttttttcagttgctcagagagttctttgtcatgaggtgccatgttgaacttccagtgaccagtacaagggagtgtgagagcgatgacaccaaatttaacacacctgctccccattcacacctgagaccttgtaacactatcaagtcacatgacaacggggagggaaaatggctaattgggcccactTTGgccattttcacttaggggtgtactcacttctgttgccagcggtttagacattaatggctgtgtgttgagttattttgaggggacagcaaatttacactgttatacaagctgtacactcactactttacattgtagcaaagtgtcatttcttcagtgttgtcccatgaaaagatataatcaaatatttacaaacatgtgaggggtgtactcacttttgtgagatactgtgtgtatatatatatatatatatatatatatatatatatatatatatatatatatatctcacatgACCGAGAAagaaacatcacacaaatagtgttgaattttaataaattaatatcatgcttgatttttctctttctatctgtctttattgtcattaatgataaaaaaaaagtgtgttggtTAGAGAAGTTCTGTAACACACAGAAATCAGTCTAGAGTTTagttttttaatataatgatgGACTGAATCTGAAGGaagaaatggttaaaagagGAGTGTTTATAATCTCTCCGTCTTTGTGCTCCTCCTCCAAAACCACCTGATTCACACAGAGAACCAGATAGTTCATTTCAAAGGACACGAAACTCAGAGTTcagtacagtctctctctctctctctctctctctctctctctctctctctctgtcagtgtgtAAGTTCAAGAACATGGCCGAGGCGAGTATTTCATTAGATCAGCTTTCAGTGGATCggttcagctgtccagtttgtctggatctactgaaggatccgGTGGTGATCCCATGTGGTCACAGTTtctgtaaggtgtgtattaatgacTGCTGGGATCAGGAAGATGAGAGCGGAGTGTATCGCTGTCCTCAGTGCAGAGACACTTTCACTCCAAGGCCTGTTCTACGCAGAAACAACATGCTGgctgaagtggtggagaaactgaagaagaagacTGAAATCCAAGCTGGttctcctgctcactgttatgctggacctggagatgtggagtgtgatttctgcaccgggagaaaacacaaagccgTCAAGTCCTGTCTGATGTGTCTGGCCTCCTTTTGTGAAACTCATCTGAAACCTCACTATGAAGTTCCTTCCTGGAAAAAGCACAAGTTAGTCGAAGCTTCTGGAAATCTACAAGAGAAGATCTGCTCTGAGCATGATAAAGTGCTGGAGATCTACTGTCGTACTGACCAAAGCTTCATCTGTTATCTGTGTATGatggaaaaacacaaaagccACGACACAGTCTCAGTTAAAGTGTACAGAACTGAAAAACGGGTAAGAACCAGAGACAGTTTTTAGGACCGATTAATTCTATTCATGTCTAAAATCAGTTGTTTTAACCtagttaaaattttatttgtaatttttaaaaaaaattccatttgtgtattcataataattttaatatcttttaaaaGATTATTGAAATATAATTTATCATCATTAAGAGAATGTTGAATTTCTTCTTGCTCAGTGATGGTCATAAACTCGTCAGACAGGtaagtgaacatttctgctgactGGGTGAGgcaacacacacattccacaaagagagatagatagagagagagacagacagacagactcagGGTAAAGCAACtcacatttcaaaacatttctccTGCACGTAGTTGACAGTTGCATTTTTCTGCCAGGGAGGTAGAAATTGtcgtggataaaaatgacatgaaataaacatgagggagacctagtatgagtaatatgtaattttattgaaaattcacaggactggtgggtgcgtaatcttgaggagagcggtagggggaagaaaatggggtagCATGGGATAGCCAGcaagggtgaaataaggagaacaCTGAGAGTATGGCGGACtcgacaggtgagaagagggaagaatggtcagagcccagatcagagaaggtgacatcatcctcagactgaaagctggagggagggtcaggcggagggtctgtctgtgtagaggcgtcaatacacacattcacagggtggattctgtatctggggggggggggaccccgcatttccatttccagagggggtgctgcgaagaacgttaagtagcaccatgatgtcagcagtgagatgcgcgagctgatagtgagtgttcagatccaaatccagcccctccagtaaaggagagaaggaaaaatgacgacgggcacctagacacacagaagcggtattaggcggatattgacgaattagattcacactttaagatcttttaagagtaaacacactatggtttattagtcacagagaagtataagagctgaggagtgcaaacacacacactctctctgtctctctctctctctctctctctctctctctcacacacataacattataactttataagaataataaaaaggaatattaagatattataagagTAGTATAAAGAGTTGTAGGAtattagaagggtaatataatgatattatgaagttggaagtacagtaaaccatttgcaagcagtataactatatataaaatagagatatagagcaaatatgaaagtaaattataaaccagaaatacagaaaaatgtaaaagaaacttactcataactcagatggtgaagattcttgtctcgcaaggaaggccttaattttaagagaaaaccatgagtagccatttataagggtagctgagtcaagctgcccccgcgagataacagtgagaccaaggtctctctaaattgttttgtctctctcccatTTCGATCCTAATGGTatccagaaagtcctctttcaaaacataatggtaaatttgataagcctctttcaaaatataatggtaaatttgacaaGCCTCTTTCAAgacataatggtaatgtagatgagatcttttttaaccctactggtattgatatcatagtctttctgaaacatattggttatctactgtgtaaatacagtataaatactggagcttgagctccaggtgtcagatcacttctgagaattctcatcagtgtggatctcgtgtggtggaacggaaccaataaatctggacccttgcttcttctcactcacggctggtgtctttttttctatctccagctgggtttacagatgtgaatatttgcttctatgttgaattttaagtgtttttgggtaataggctaaatttggacCAGCATCCTGGCCAGCATCCTGGCCCATCCTGCAGCTTTAAATAGGCCGCtctaataaaaagacaaaagcaGTTCATTAACAGGATTATATGGGAGGAATAAAAGGGACGTCTTGGGCATGGAACCATCAACCaggcttttacattttaagcaTGTGCACACAGGACACAACTAATAAactcacacacagtacacactaaCTTTACAGAACAGCTCGAGACACAGCTgtgtaaaacatattttaaatttattaccGTTAAACCTCATGAGTGTTGCAGCAAAAACATTCACCTTACAGTCAGGAGAAGGTGAGTTTAAATACCATCAGTGCTGTACACCAACATAACTGGCCTGCGGTCTCCTCTGTCAATTAGAACAACagtatccgtgtgtgtgtgagctcatgtGTAGAGGAAGTGgagtaaataaaaaacctaaTCAACTAAATGTTCACAGAGTGAGTTAaaggaggagcagatgaaatcccagcagagaatccaggagaagcagaagaaggtgcaggagctgaaacaggctgtgaacactataaaggtgagcagtgagcagagacagagctgctcctagaaacacacacaacatggacaACGAGTCGTTTAGAGTCCCAGTAAGAGACGGAATGATGgatgagcttgtgtgtgtgtgtgtgtgtgtgtgtgtgtgtgtgtgtgtgtgtctcctaacagctcagtgcacagacagcagtggaggacagtgagaggatctTTACTGAGATGATCAGCTCCGTGGAGAAAAGGCGCTCGGAGGTGACggagctgatcagagctcaggagaaggctgaactgagtcgagctgaacgactcctggagcaactggagcaggagatcgctgatcttcagaggagagtcactgagctggagcagctttcacacacacacgatcacctCCACTTCCTACAGAAaataaaggtacactacatccacatttccaggtgaaatatACAGGTTATGGTTCATTGGATAAAGAATGGTTCTTAGACGTCTAAAACTGTTCCACTTCgaaccttttctaatatggAAACAACCTGCTGTAATATTTTacttaaaaactttaaagtaaTTGTAGCTGTAATTTCTTCTCCTAATTTTATGCCTAATTGCTGTACGCAGGTTTTAGTCTCTGGCCCTCGCTCTCCCGACTTAATTAGACCAGAGTTTCAGTCTGATCTCCGTGAGGACTCACGCATCATCACTGTCAatcaacatctctcatttgatggagtgaggaaatctctctctgctctgaaaaAGAGACTCGAGGAATTCTGCCAGGAGGAATTCATCAGAATCCCTGAACATGGTGAGAGAAATTGTCCTGCTGGGAAATCTTTACTTTCTCTGCAGCTCGGTAAAGAGAGACATCAAatttccccaaaacacacagaaatgattTCCTATGATTACGTGAACTTCCTGTTATTGCTGCCCTCTACTGGAAAGATGATTTTATACAGTTACACTTTTTATTCATGTCTTAATAGTGTAAAagcttctgttttattttcagttattctACTATGAATAAAgcacagaggacacacacacatttattcacacactcctacaaagagagagagacagagagagtttaTAAGTCatatgaataacatttattcagTCAGAACATTTCTTCTGTAGTCATTAGTTACCAAAGCAGCTCTCTGCTCGTGCTCAcgttattaataaagtttatttctcCGTCATTCAGAAggaaaaaatctcatttaaatccCACAGCTAGAGAAtgtgttttctaaaataaaacgcTGATTAAACATCAGACACAAATCTGATCCCTTTAAACTGTTTCCGTCTTTTACACCACCTGATTTTTCCttctccattttgtttctgtgtctccacagctgcagcagttcagatcattttaccCTCAGAACCAAAGAGCAGACAAGATTTTCTGCAGTgtaaaactcacacacacacacacactcacacacacacacacacgcacacacacacaaacacatacactctcacacactcacacacacacacacacacatacactcatacacactcttacacacacatacactaatacacacactcacacacacacacacagatacatacacacacacactcacactctcactcactcacacacacactctctcactcacacacacatacacactcacacacacacactctcacatacacatacacacacacacacacacacacacacacacacacacatcctgtgatTAATATCTAACATGTTCAAATTTGTCATGTGTTTAGATTTCTGTGatctgactctggatcccaaCACAGTAAATTATAacctcattctgtctgagaGGAACAGAGCGGTGACACGCAGTGAAAGAAAGCAGCAGTACTCTgatcatccagagagatttgatTCCTGTCAGGTGTTgtgtaaggagagtgtgtgtggacgctgttactgggaggtggagtggagcgGTGTTGGTGTGTACATATCAGTCTCATATAAAGACATCAGCAGGAAAGGACGGGGTAATGAGTGTTGGTTTGGAGGCAACAATCAGTCCTGGAGTCTGTGGTGttattcttcttctctctttttctatcacAACAACATTGAGACTGATCTCAGAGTTCCATCAtcctccagaataggagtgtatgtggatcacagtgcaggaactctgtccttctacagcgtctctgacacgatgaagctcctccacagagtccacaccacgTTCACTCAGCCCTTATACGCTGGGTTCTGGCTGCGCTCTAGTGGATCAACTGTGAGATTACGTGATCCAGAATAAAATATCAGTAATGtgattttattgaattaaaatgagcaactttacttttttatttcaagCTTAATTccaatgtaatatttattgtccaaatgtaatacatttatttgtgatttCCCAATTTTCCTTAATAATGTTAGATCTTTCTTTTAGAagattttaatgttatacagtagtgcttgaaagtttgtgaaccctttagaattttctgtatatctgcataagACCTAAATCATCATCAGATTTACAGTCCTAAAACAAGAAactattacacttggtcatttatttattgaggaaaatgatccaatattacatatctgtgaggggtaaaagtatgtgcacctttgctgtcagtatctggtgtgacccccttgtgcagcaataactgcagataaacgtttggggtaactgttgatcagtcctgcacatcggcttggaggaattttagcccgttcctcagtacagaacagcttcaactctgggatgttggtgggtttcctcacatgaactgctcgcttccggttcttccacaacatttctattggattaaggtcagggcCTTGACggccattccacaacattaactttaaccgttctttggttagagtgacttgtgtgtttagaatcgttgtcttgctgcatgacccactttctcttgagattcagatcacgttcagatgtcctgacatgttcctttagaatttgctggaataattcagaattcactgttccatcaatgatggcaaaccgtcccggcccagatgcagcaaaacagccccaaaccatgacactaccaccaccatgtttcacagatgggataaggttcttatgctggaatatagtgttttcatttctccaacataacatttgtcatttaacccaattatattttattattttattataatattatattttggtctcatccatccacaaaacatttttttcagtagccttctggcttctccatgtgatctttagcaaactgcagaggggcagcaatgttctttctccttgcaaccccgCCATGTACACCAttgctgttcagtgttctcctgaggGTAggctcatgaacattaacattcgCCAACGTGAAGtccctcactcacacctgatcatcatcccactgattgaaaacacctaaatataatttcaccttcaaattaactgctaatcctagaggttcacatacttttgccactcacagatatgtaatattggatcattatataatatttttgtctcagttgtttaattgggttctctttatctacttttaggacaaaGTCTGAGGATGTTTTCGGTCATATTCTGCTTCAATACTGTGTTAAAATTCATGTTGGTCTACTCATTAATCTTACATATGAATCATCATGACTgtacttatactgtatatattcatttgGATGGATTCTTggataacaaaataaaaaatatatttaaatatgtgttaAATCCATGTGTAATGTctatttttgtgtcatttttgtttgttttggtatgACTATTACACTAAGTGTTGCCTTAATGAGTACCTTGTAATCAGAATTTAATAAAGGCGGTAAATGCAAAGCTAATGTAGGATGTGAACATTACAGTGTTATgtatgtttacaaaaaaaagactgtgtAATCTCAGTGTTTCTCACTCACCAGTGATATTTCACCCTCTTTTCACAACTTCCTCTGGTGATTGTGTGTTACAGCACTATGCAGCGCACTACTTAGGGATTTCTAGCGTTTTATAAACCTTCCTGGACGCAGTGTGAACATCCAGAGCATTCAAAATCCCAGAATACACAGAGAACCTCCTGCAGCATACAGTAGCTGCACACACAAATCCAGGGGTGCCCACACATTTTTGACTTGCGAGCTACTTTTAACAGGACCAGTCAAAGAGATCTACCtacacaaaaaatacaaaacatatacttatttatatatatatattgagtatacttcaaatatatatacacacacaataatgttcatgtaccttggataactgcatgagccCTTATGGCACActacaattcagtacatttttggtcattacctTACACTGAATAGAATCAGCCAGGGTTGCACAGTCCGGACAGTAGCTGCTggtagccagcctcaagcaggcCTCCAAATGATGATTAGTCATTGTGGAACGGCATTTGGACTTAATAATCTTCATGTGGGAAaaggctgactcacataaataagtagagccaaataatgcagtcaaggaggttgcacatttcctcatgtttgggtacttttcccctgtgagtaagttccaaaactgtccatgagccccggacttcagctgaatgtcagtctgtagtttcaaaatctcatcctccacttcagacgagttcaggtgaaacagcgTTGAAATCTTCGATGCGAGTGAATCAACCTCAACATTGTCCCTGAATGGGTAGCACATGAATGTAGCGACTGGCTCCagtaaagcaaagtcttgaaagcgtctgtcaaactctgaccgACAGCTGTCAATCTGCTCCGTGTAGCGTGCAATGTTCAACTGCGCACAAGCCGCAATTCCGCTGCGGCTCCAGATCTGACGCGAGGTTTTGGAAGTTCCCAGAATCATGGCGCTGCAGCTTTGAGgacagaagttgcattttccgtttaaaggcattaactgAGCTGATCATATTGACCACGGTTTTGTGTTTTCCTTCAGCTCTGAATTAAGCTCATTTAACATgttggtcagatcggttaaaaatTCCAAGTCCAGCagccactgatcatcattgagtTGGTGCattctgcatgtttaacagcaaaaagaaactcccttatctccggacagagctctcgaaatctCTATAGGAATTACCCCTACTAAGCCATCTCACGTCAGTGTGCAGCAGGAGCTCAGAGTGGTCGCAGtctgccttctccagatgcgcACGAACAGCCGTCTTTGAAGTGATCTAGCACATATAGAACAGGCGATCTTTGTTGCCACATCCatgatctctttcatgtttagcatttttgcgCATAAGActtgttggtgtattatgcagtggtagTTAAGGAAGTCAGGGAAAGCATCGTCCTCCCTGCACTTGGCAATGAATCCATTTGCGCTGCCAACCATTGCAGGCGCACCGT
This genomic interval from Ictalurus furcatus strain D&B chromosome 2, Billie_1.0, whole genome shotgun sequence contains the following:
- the LOC128618833 gene encoding tripartite motif-containing protein 16-like → MMARETPALQTAQMCKFKNMAEASISLDQLSVDRFSCPVCLDLLKDPVVIPCGHSFCKVCINDCWDQEDESGVYRCPQCRDTFTPRPVLRRNNMLAEVVEKLKKKTEIQAGSPAHCYAGPGDVECDFCTGRKHKAVKSCLMCLASFCETHLKPHYEVPSWKKHKLVEASGNLQEKICSEHDKVLEIYCRTDQSFICYLCMMEKHKSHDTVSVKVYRTEKRSELKEEQMKSQQRIQEKQKKVQELKQAVNTIKLSAQTAVEDSERIFTEMISSVEKRRSEVTELIRAQEKAELSRAERLLEQLEQEIADLQRRVTELEQLSHTHDHLHFLQKIKVLVSGPRSPDLIRPEFQSDLREDSRIITVNQHLSFDGVRKSLSALKKRLEEFCQEEFIRIPEHAAAVQIILPSEPKSRQDFLQYFCDLTLDPNTVNYNLILSERNRAVTRSERKQQYSDHPERFDSCQVLCKESVCGRCYWEVEWSGVGVYISVSYKDISRKGRGNECWFGGNNQSWSLWCYSSSLFFYHNNIETDLRVPSSSRIGVYVDHSAGTLSFYSVSDTMKLLHRVHTTFTQPLYAGFWLRSSGSTVRLRDPE